Within Chloracidobacterium sp., the genomic segment TCGCGGTGAGTGGAGTGCCGTCGTCCATTGAATTGATCTCGATACCATCTGCGATCCACTGATCGAGGCGACCAAGAACGTCATCGCCCGTGATCACGCCGATCTTCACTTTGCCGGTAAGCCCAAGTCCGCGGGCGACTTCGCAGATGGCTGCAGCACAGCCCTCGACGTTCACGCCGCCGGCATTCGATAGGACTTTGATGTTCTTTTCAACGCAATCCGGCAAGATCTCCTGCATCAGCGTCACAAAATCGCGAGCGAAACCCGCCTTGGGATCGCGCAGCTTCTGCTTTTGGACGATCGACATCGTAACCTCGGCCAGATAGTCGAGCATCAAGTAATCGATCGGCCCATTTCGCACCTGATCGACCGGAGCGGTCAACAGATCGCCCCAAAATCCCTGTCCACCGGCAACTCGTACAATTTCCTTCATATCTAACAATTAGAAAACAAAATAGAAAGACGGTCAACAAGTCCATCCGAAAATGAACAGGTTGACCGCCGATAATCGAACCGCGCCGTCATTCAGGCGGCGAGTTGCTATTAATAGACCACTCGCTTTGTGACGCGATATCCCTTTTTGACTCCGCGCTTTGATTTGTGAAAGACGTATTTGGTTCCGCGTTTAGTTTTGTGTGCGACCCATTTACCGCCTTTCCAAGTCTTTACGGTGACCCATTTACCACCGCGATATACGCGGCGCGTGATGCCGACCTTCTTTTTACGTTTTACCGTAACGACTTGAGCCTGCGCTGAAAACGGGCTATTTGACGATACCGCGTCACCTATAAACACAATCCCCAAAATCATCATCGCCGCAAATATCGCAGCACCTAGCTTATTTTTCATTAATGTACTCCCTTTGACCCAAATTAATGGTGATTTGTAAAAACGAACGTTTAGGGCTCTAGCCCTCCGTTCTGACATTCTCGTTAATAAACTTAACGATATCTTCGGTAGAAGTGCCGGGCAAGAATACTTCGGAAACTCCCATTTCCTTCAAAGTCACAATATCCTCATTCGGAACGATCCCGCCCACAAGTACCAGTGTGTCGTCCATTCCACCGGCCCGCAAAAGGTTGACGATCCGCGGGCAAAGCGTATTATGGGCACCACTCAAGATCGAAATGCCGACGGCATCGACGTCTTCCTGAATCGCCGCTGTCGCTATCATCTCAGGCGTTTGCCTAAGTCCGGTATAGATGACCTCCATTCCCGCATCACGCAGAGCCCTGGCGATGACCTTCGCTCCACGATCGTGGCCATCAAGGCCCGGTTTGGCGACCAATACTCTGATCTTTCTTTCCGACATAAGTTACTAATAAGATATCAACGAGCGATTCGACTGAGCAAACCGCCTGATTTAATAAATGGTTTTAGCTGGGCCCAAGTGAACATAAATTCGCCGTTAGGTTCCAGTGCCTTTGCAACGTGGGCAAAGCCGTAATTGTGATGAAATGTCACTCCTCGATCGCTGATCGAAAACTCATTGAGACTGACTTTGTTGTATTGCTCCGAGTCTCTGAACATATCATCTAGTGGAGCGTCCGCATTCTCCGGATCCTTTTTGAGATCACTAATAGCCTGTGCGACTTCCTGGTCTTTGGCTTTTATTACCATTTTGAGCAGGGCAATAGCGTTCGTAAATGCCGCGGCGGGGGTCACTCTTTTTCCGGTTTTGGTGTCGATGACCACAAATCTTCTCGAACTGTCCGGATATGCAGCGCTCCCCTCCATGAACAACGAGATACTCAAAATTCCATTTTTGTTGTATCCAATTTCATAATCGGCGACCTCGAGCCATTGATACTCACCCATTTCCTCCGAGAGTTTCATATCAAAAACTTTCTCATAGCTGATCGCGGCCTCGATCAATTTTGAAATTGATGGTGTGGAGGCTTTCACTTTTGGATAGTTGACGACAAAAGTATGTTTGTACTCGCTGTTCGGTTTTGGGCGTTTGTACGTCACGGCCTTTTTCGTGATGACCACGCTCTGGGCCGATGAAAAGATCGTCAAGGCGAGTATGCAAATACAAACAAGGATTATTTTACGTTTCATAGAGTTGCGGTTGGCTCATATCCGGAGAGGCAAATATACATCTAAGCTTTGCGGCGATTCCGCGCCTTTCCTTCATAGTTCTAAACATTTCAAACCAACCGTGCGTGTTGATCCATAAAGCGTTATAACTTCCAAGCTGTTTAGTTATTCCATATGTTGGCTGCTCCTCTTCGCCGACAAAGGAACCGAAGAGGCGATCCCAGACGATCAGCACGCCGCCGTAATTCTTGTCAAGGTATTGCGGTTTGACGCCGTGGTGGACTCGATGATGCGAGGGCGTGTTAAGAACCTTCTCAAACCATCCTAATCGGTCGATAAAACGTGTGTGGATCCAAAATTGATAGATCAGATTAAAGCCGTGCATCGTGGCAAACATCCAAGGTGCAAAGCCGAGAAGCATTAACGGAGCGTAAAAGACCCAATGCAGCATCCCGCTAAACCAACTTTGCCTAACGGCGACGCTCAGATTGTAGTGTTGGCTCGAGTGATGGACTACGTGAAAATTCCAAAACAATCTTGATTCGTGACTTACGCGGTGAAAGACGTAATATGCCAGGTCATCAACGAAAAACAGAGCTACCCAACTCCACCAAGCATCGGCCGGGAATTTATATGGAGCGAGTTCATAGGCATATATGTATATAAATCCTGTCGCAAGCCCGAATATCGCGCCGAAAACAACGCTCATAAAGCCGAGGAAGATGTTCGTCCAGGTATCTCTGCGGTCCCGAAACTCATCGGACCCGTGTCGACTGGCGTACCACGCTTCGATGGCGATCAGAATCGCGAAAAACGGTATGGCAATTACGGTTGGCCTCAGCATCAAATTAATCTTACTCTACGGTCTGGATCTGCATTACGCAATCGCACCTTCGATTGCTACCGGGTACCAAATGTCGTGAGTCGCGAAATACGTATTTCCGATCAAACGTTACTAAATTTTATCCAACGCTGCATTTATAGTAGCATCATAGCTTAAAGAAGATTGTGCGATCTCTATGCATATCATTTGAATTAACGCTAACGACGTTAGTCTCCGGTAACTTATGATAAAAAAGGTTCTGAAGTTAATCTTAATTGTACTGGTGGCGGGATTGATAGTTATTCAGTTCTTTCAGATCAGTAAGATAAACCCGCCAACGGTCGAGGGCGAAACTATCTATTCAGCGGTTGCGGTACAGAGCGACGTCAGGGCAGTACTTGAGCGTTCCTGTGCCGATTGCCACTCGCATTCGACCAAGTATCCGTGGTATGCCAATATTCAGCCAAGCGGGTGGTTTCTGAAGGATCATATCGACGAAGGCCGACAGAAGATAAACTTCAGCACGTTTGCGACTTACACGCTGAAAAAGCAGGCACATAAGCTCGAAGAGGTCTGTGAGCAGATCGAGAAAAAGGAGATGCCGCTACCATCATTTTTATGGATCCACGGTGAAGCGGCGCTGTCAGAAGCTGAGGGCAAGTTGCTATGCGACTGGTCAAAGGCCGAAAAGGCGAAGTTGGATGAACGGATCGCGGCACTTCCGCCGGCATAGGTTTAAGTAATGTCGACGTTGACTATAGTACATTATCCCGAGCAGGTGCTCCTGACGATGGGAGATGCGGTTCGCCCGGACGAATTTGGCCCTGACCTCGAAAAGCTTGTCTCCGATATGTTCGAGACAATGGACGAGGCGGGTGGTGTCGGATTGGCAGCACCTCAGGTGGGAGTCTCCAAGCGGTTATTCGTAATGGACACGCCAATGCCGGACGGTTCACGGGTAAAGCACGCGCTGATCAATCCCGAGATCATTCGCGTTGAGGGCGAACAGTTGGGTGACGAGGGTTGTTTGTCGTTTCCCGGGCTTTATCAGGTGGTTCGCCGCGAAATGCGGGTGATCGCACGAGCCTCGGATGTCCGCGGAGAGCAATTCGAGGTCGATGTTACAGATCTCGCGGCACGCTGCGTTCTGCACGAGACCGATCATTGTGACGGGATCGTATTCTTAGATCGGATGACCGCATTGAAACGAGAACTCGCAAAGCGTAGAATAAAGAGATTACAGAAATCAGGCGATTGGAAATAGGATGGCTATCGAAGATACAAAACTGACCACCGAGGTCGGTTCGATACGCGAACTCAATCTTTACCTTCAGAAAGGTTGGGTTCTAATACTTAGTTACGTTAAGCACTCGAGCGACTCTCAGCAGCCGCGATTTGTGCTTAGTTGGCAAAACGAAGAGAAGCCGGTGCGGCCCGAACTGCTCGACGAGTGGGAACTGCACGAGATCGACCGTCAGAAATATAGATAGATCATACAAAGATTATGCAGACACAACGAAGCTTAGACGAATTTAGAAACGAGCCGTTTACCGATTATAGCGATCCGGTGAATGCGGAATTGATGAACGCGGCGATCGACAAGGTCCGAAGCGAACTTGGGCGTGAATACCCGATCGTTATCAACGGCGAAAAGATCACGCTTGATCATAAGTTCAACAGCTATGACCCGGCACGGAAAGCGGAGGTCGTCGGGATATTTCCCGAGGGTGACACCGATACGACTTTAGTCCAAAAGGCGATCGACGCGGCATCAGAAGCCTTTTTGTCGTGGCGAAATGTGCCCGCCGCCGAGCGCGCGGAATATTTGTTCAAGACCGCAGATCTTATGCGTCAGCGTAAGCACGAACTGTCAGCCTGGATGGTCTTTGAGGTGTCCAAGACGTGGGCCGAGGCTGACGGCGATACGGCCGAAGCAATTGATTTCTGTGAGTTTTACGGCCGCGAGATGTTGCGATGGTCGGAAGAGCAACCAGTGACGCCGCACGCCGGCGAAAAAAATGAATTTGGCTACATTCCGCTCGGCGTAGGCGCGATCATCCCGCCGTGGAATTTCCCGCTTGCGATAATGGCCGGCATGACAATGGCAGCGGTTGTGGCAGGAAATACGGTCGTGCTAAAACCGTCTTCCGATTCGCCAACGATCGCCGCAAAATTTGTTGAGATCTTGGACGACGTCGGATTGCCGAAGGGCGTAGTAAATTTCATCAGCGGCAGTGCCAAAACAGGCGAGGCGATGGTTACCCATCCAAAGACACGCTTTATCTCATTTACAGGTTCGAAGGGCGTTGGCTTGCATATTAACGAAGAGGCGGCCAAGACCCGACCTGGACAGATATGGATCAAACGTGTTGTCGCGGAAATGGGCGGAAAGGATGCGATCGTGGTTGCAGACGATGCGGCTGATCTCGACGCAGTTGCGGCAGGAGTCGTTTCTGCTGCATTTGGGTTTCAGGGCCAAAAATGTTCGGCTTGTTCGCGTCTGATCGTTGACGAAAAGGTGCATGATGAGTTGCTCGAAAAGATCGTCGCATTGACAGCAAACCTAAAGGTCGGATTGCCAACCGCCGGCGACACTAATGTTGCGGCAGTTATCAACAAGCGTTCATTTGACGGCACAATGGGCTACATTAAAAGGGGCGTCGAGGACGGCGGACGGATCGTTGCCGGCGGCCGCGGTGACGACTCGAACGGATTCTATATACAACCGACGGTCGTCGCTGATGTCCTCCCTGGAGCGACGATAGAGCAAGAAGAGATATTTGCCCCTGTGCTCGCGGTGATCAAGGCACGCGATTTCGATCACGCGATCGAGATCGCTAATGATACCGAATTTGGCCTCACCGGAGCGGTCTATACCGCATCAGAGGAGCGGCTTGAACAGGCCAAGCGTGATTTTCACGTCGGAAATCTTTACCTCAACCGCAAATGTACGGGAGCTTTGGTAGGAGTTCACCCATTCGGTGGTTTTAATATGAGCGGAACGGACTCTAAGGCCGGCGGCCGTGAATATTTGTTGCAGTTTATGCAGGGTAAATCGATCGCTCGCAAAATATAGTCAGCATACTTTTTAGTCCAAACAGTCAAACTATGAAAATATTTCGATCAATATTGCTTGTCGCTATGGTGATCATCGCCATAGGGATCTCGGCAACGGCGTATGCCCAAAGAGCGAAGCCCGCCGTAAAGCCGGTCAAGTCGCTGATATTCGCTGTGTTGGATGACGGCAAGTCAGCCGAACCAATCGCCTATGTTAGCAAGGGCAAACTCGAGGCACCGGTTAGCGGTGGCGACGAGAGCGGGATAATTGCGGCTTTCAACAAGACATACTACAAGCCCGGCACCGTATACCATTTGATCTTTGGCGGTGCTAATGCAGGCTCGGTCAAGATCAAATCGTCGGATGCCTCGGCGGAATGTGCACCAAATATGGCAACGATCACTACGACCCCAGCCAGTGCAAAGCTTGGCGGAATGGTGATGGCCTTGGGGACCAACGCGCCGGTCGTTAACAAGGGTGCAAGCTTTCGGCGTAAGCCGACACCTGCCGAGCGCACCGAATTCGAGGCTCTTGTCCGGTCTGTTTATTCGAAAAATAAATTGACCGCCAAGGTACTTAAGTCTCAAAATCTCACGGCACTGGATGTCAATAACGATGGCAAGGCTGAATTGGTAGGTTCCTACTGGATCGATATCGATAAGTTGACGCGGGCCATCGTTTTTATGATCGCGGAAAAGGGTTCGAACGGAAAATACGTGATCGGCCATAGCGATTATCGATCGATCGCGCAAAAGGAAACGATGAACGGCGACATAAAGTCGGTCGATTCGGGCGTCTATCACGAGGTTTTGTTAGATGTTTTCGACTATGACGGTGACGGCGTTGGTGAGATCTTTACCTACGTTCAGTCGTTCGAAGGCTCTGGGTTTACGGCATACAAGCGGGAGGGCGGTAAATGGGTCAATGCCTATGAATTCTCCAATTATCACTGCGGATTCTAAAAGTGATCGCCGGTTAAATTGTCGCGTTTGAAATCCAGGTGTTAAGTTCAGTGTCGAACTTAACACCTTTTTATGTCCACAAATATGAAAATACTGCGTAATTCAAGACTAACTGCCGCTGTAATTTTGTTTGCTCTAGTATCGACAGGTATCGGACAGTCCGTCCAACCATTGTTTCCGACAAAGCGCCCAGAGTCCGCCGAGACGTGGAGACGTGATGGATGGGCCGCCGTCGCTCAAGCAAAGGCGGTCAAGACGCGGACGGGAAAGGCTAAAAACGTAATTCTCTTCATCGGTGATGGAATGGGCGTCTCGACGCTTACCGCATCGCGGATCTTCGAGGGCCAACAGCGTGGTGAAAGCGGCGAAGAAAACCGTTTGAGCTTCGAGAACTTTCCGTTTTCGGCGTTGTCTAAGACGTACGGGACCAATCAGCAAACGTCAGATTCGGCTCCGACGATGAGTGCGATCATTACGGGCGTTAAGACCGATGAAGGGGTTCTATCCGTCAACCAAAATATCGTTCACGCGGATCACACCACTGTTAAGGGCAACGAAGCCAAAACCCTGCTCGAATATGCGGAAGAGAGCGGACGCTCAACGGGTGTCGTGTCCACCGCCCGCGTTACGCACGCGACTCCCGGAGCGTGTTTTGCCCATACAGCGGATCGTGATTGGGAATCTGACAGTGATATTTACAGTCGTAATCGAAAAGCGTATGATGCGGGCTTTCCGGATATTGCCCGCCAACTGCTCGATTTTTCCTATGGTGATGGCATCGATGTCGTATTTGGCGGTGGGCGTTCTAAATTTTTGGCACAAACTATTGCGGACCCGGAATATCCGGGTCGAACCGGCGATCGCCGCGATGGCCGCGATCTGACAAAGGAGTGGCAGGCAAAGTACAAAGGTTCCAGTTTTATCTGGAATGAGGAACAGTTCAAATCCCTTGATACTCGCTCTGCAAAGCACGTTTTGGCCCTGTTTGAGCCTTCGTATATGCAGTTTGAGAATGATCGGTCGAAGGATGGGGCGGGTGAACCGTCTTTGACTGAGATGACTACAAAGGCGATCGACATTTTGTCCAACAATAAGAAGGGCTACTTCCTGATGGTTGAAGGCGGACGGATCGACCACGGTCATCATAACGGCAACGCATATCGTGCACTCAGTGACACCGTTGCACTTTCGGATGCCGTTAGAGCCGCTGTCGCAAAGGTCAATTTGGACGAGACACTGATCGTGGTGACCGCCGATCACAGCCACACCCTCGTCATTCAAGGCTATCCGGCTCGAGGCAACAATATTCTAGGGTTGGTCCGGCAGATTGCAAATGATGGCCAACCTGAACCTCGTTACAAACTTGATTCGCTTGGGATGCCCTTTACGACATTGAGTTATGCCAACGGCCGCGGCTATTTTGGAGCGACGGCCAAACAAGCCGAAGGGCCAAAGAAGTGCTGCGGAGATTCAACCAAATTTTCGCCTTTGACCGGTGGCCGGCCCGACCTATCTCTATTTAACACACTAGATCCAGATTATATGCAGGAGGCCGGGATACCGCTTTCCGGTGAGACGCACGGCGGAGAAGACGTGGCGATATTTGCGACTGGCGTTAATGCCCATTTGATCCGCGGTTCGATGGAAGAGAACTGGACATTTTATGTTATGGCTGACGCGATGAGGCTAGCGCGAAAATGAGAGTCGTATTTATGGGGACGCCGCAAGCGGCAGTAACCGCGCTCGCCGCCACCATTGAAAACGGTCACGAGGTGGTTGCCGTTTACACGCAACCCGACCGCCCATCCGGGCGCGGAAACAAGATATCGTTTCCACCGGTAAAGGAGTATGCACTCGAACTCGGCCTCCTGGTAAAACAACCGGTGAAGCTCAAGACGCCCGAAGCATTTGACGAGTTTCGGTCACTCAATGCGGATGTCGCCGTTGTCGTCGCATACGGTCGAATATTGCCGACGCCATTTCTAACAGCCTTTCCACTCGGTGCGATCAATGTTCATTTCTCGTTGCTGCCAAAATATCGGGGAGCGGCCCCGGTCAACTGGGCGATCGTGAATGGTGAGACCGAAACCGGTGTGACGACGATGCAGATGGATTCCGGTCTCGACACGGGTGATATTTTAATGCAGAGGTCGACCGCGATCGGTGCTGAGGAAACCTCGATCGAACTGATGGGTCGACTTGCGGATATTGGTGCCGAAATTTTGTTAGAGACTCTTCGAGAAATAGGATCAATTACTCCGGTCGAGCAAGACGACAGCCGGTCCACCCAGGCTCCGATAATGCGAAAGTCAGACGGACTCATTGTGTGGACGATGCCGTCGGATGCGATCGCCGCTCGCGTACGTGGATTCCAGCCGTTTCCTTCGTCATTTACGTACTTGAATGGGCTGAAATTGACGATAAGGCGTGCCGGATCTCGAGTTGGGTATAACGGCGAACCGGGCGTTGTGCTGGTCGCCGCGGGAGATGAATTGGTCATTGGATGCGGCGATGGAACTGCACTTTTGATCCGCGAATTACAGCTTGAAGGCAAGCGTCCGGTTGCTGTCCGAGACTTTCTGAACGGCTCAAAACTGAAGGCCGGTGATCGGTTGGGCTAAGCGTGTCTATGGATCACAAATACCAAATAATCACATTCTACGAATTCAAAAGCCTGGCCGACGTGGCTGAGCTTACGGAAATTCGCGATGAACTGCGAGATGTGATGGGTGAATGTGGCGTTTTCGGAACGATAATTCTTGCCGAAGAGGGCTTTAACTCGACGGTTTGTGGTAGCCGCGGATCGATCGCCAAATTTACAACACGAGCGGAAGCGATACTTCAAACAACACTGAAGGTGAAGTCGTCGTTTCACGACGCGATCCCTTTTAGAAAGATCGACGTTAAGATCAAACCGGAGATCGTAACCCTCAAACAACCCGTGGACTTTGCTCTCGGTGTCGGAACTCGCGTTTCGCCTGATGAGTGGAACTCGATCATAACTGATGGCGAAACGCTCGTCCTGGATACGAGAAATGACTATGAGTATCGCAACGGTACATTTCGTGGAGCTATCAATCCGCACACGGAAAAGTTCAGCGACCTGCCCGAGTTTGTGGCTAAGCATCTTGATCCCGTCAAACATAAGAGCATTGCAATGTTTTGTACCGGAGGTATCCGTTGCGAAAAATTTGCACCGTATATGAAACAGATCGGTTTTGAGAATATATACCAGCTCGAAGGCGGGATCCTTAAGTACATTGAGGACGTGAGTCCCGACGAGAGTCTTTGGGAGGGCGAGTGCTTCGTCTTTGACGAACGTCGAACGGTGGATGAACAGCTTAAAATGGGCAACGAGCCTGACCTTTCACAGATACCGCCGGGAGAGCGGAAATGATTGTAGCTGTCTTGTGACCAAATGGCGATATCACCTTCCAGAATTGCGGCTTACGACTGCCTCTTTGCGATCGATAGCGGGACGGCATTTTCTGCTGATGCACTAGCCTCGGTAGAGCCCGGACTAAGCGAAAAAGATCGCGGGCTTTGTCACGAGTTAGTTCTCGGTTCGCTTCGGCGGCAAATCTATCTCGACCGACTAATGGCCAAATTTGCGGGAGCGAAAAAGTTGGATCGAGCAGTTAGGGTAGCTCTTCGTCTCGGTGCATATCAGCTATTGTTCCTTGACCGTGTTCCGGCATTTTCGGCTATAAATGAGAGTGTAGAGCTAGTCCGCAAAGCGAAGAAAGCATCGGCGACTGGATTTGTAAACGCCATACTACGCCGTATCACCCGCGAAAGCATTGAGATAGCCTTTGCTGACGAGATCGATAGGGTATCAGTCGAAACGTCGCATCCCCGTTGGTTGCTCGAACGCTGGGTAAATGAATTAGGACAAGACCGAGCGTTCAGTCTAGCCGCGGCGAATAATGCCGAACCGCCACTAGCGTTCCGACGGACCGCCCGATCAAGCGGCGTTGAGCTTGAGGATGTTGGGCGACCATCGAGACACGTTGGCGGTTGCCGGATGGGAACAGGGATTAGCGGTCAGTTGTTGGAATTAGAACGAGCGGGCGAGATCTATTTCCAGGATGAAGCATCGCAACTGGTCGCTTCCGCGGTCAGGGCATCGGACGGTGAGTCGATCATAGATATTTGTGCCGCACCCGGGAGCAAGACCGGTACTCTGCCGGTGTCAAGCGATCGTCTCGTCGTCGCGGGAGATGTCTCGTGGCCGAGGTTGGTAACATTAAGGTCGAATCTGGAGCATCAGGGTGTTGTCGATATTACACTATGCCAATACGACGCAGAGGTCGAACTGCCATTTGCCGACTCAACATTCGATGTGGTCATTGTCGATGCGCCGTGCAGTGGCACCGGTACGATCAGGCATAATCCGGAAATTCGATACAAATTGAACGAGGCGGATTTTTTGAGACATTCTTCGAAACAACTCAAGATAGCTCTTAATGCATCAAAAATATTGAAAAAAGGCGGACGACTTATCTATTCCACGTGCTCCATTGAGAGGGGCGAGAATGAAGATGTTATCGATAGGCTATTGCGGTTGCGGCCCGAACTCGGAGTTACGCGTCCTACTGTAGATGATCGGTTTGTAACGAGTGAGGGGTTTGCCCGGACATTTCCGGATCGAGATGATATGGATGGCTTTTTTATCGCACAACTGACGAGGACGCCCTAGGATTCGTATTTGCTTGTGCGGTTCGTTGTTTCGCCCAAAAGTGCTACAATTTGGGTTTGATTTTTTGGGCTATTTAATTGGATCTTTATGCGCGGAATCTCGGCAATTGGAAAACTCATCGCACTTGCCATTTTGGTCTGTGTATTCTTTGGTGGAATGGCAGGTGTCATCTACTTTTCGTTGCAGGGCGTTGAGATCAAAGTCCCTGAACTGACGGGTAAGAACTTTACCGAAAGCGAACACGAACTCGCGTCTTTGGGGCTAAAGATCAAGAAACGTGCCGATCGCGTAACCGCTGATCCGCCAAATACTGTTATCGAACAGCTTCCTAGACCCGGTGAAACGGTGAAGACCGGCCAGTGGATTCTGGTAGTTACGAGTAAACCGCCAATTGATGGTGACGAAGTTCCTCAGTCCCTGAAAAAGACGGACGAGGACGATACGGAAAAAATCGAAGAAATGATCACCGAAAAGCCCAAAAAGCCGAAAGCCAATAGTAATACGAATCGGAAAAAGGCTGAAACCACCCGCGACGTTGCAAGTAACGTAGCCGGAACCAATTCAAACTCCGATTCTGTGGAAGGTAATTCAAATAAAAAGGAAGGCGGCACCACGACAACGCCGGGCGATAAGAACAACAAAAACGCATCGACACCGAATGGACGACCTGGTTCCGGGTCAAACACCTCGAAACCGTCAGATTCGCGGCCGAAGAACCCCAATCGTCCGAATCGCTGATCGATCACCTTTTTTGACATATTGATATCGGATTTAACCGGACCGAATGTTTGAGATAGCACCTTCAATACTTTCAGCAGATTTCACCAGGCTTGGCGAGCAGATCCGTGAGGTCGCCGCCGGTGGTGCCAGCATTTTACACGTCGACGTGATGGACGGTCATTTCGTCCCTAATATCACGATCGGTTTGCCGGTGGTCAGATCGATCCGTGCAATGACGGAACTGACGATCGACACGCATCTGATGATCGAACAGCCCGGACGTTATGCCGCGGAATTTGCAAAGGCCGGTGCCAATATGGTCTCCGTGCACGTCGAGGCCGATCCGAATTTGCATCGAACGCTTTCGTCGATACGAGATGAAGGCGCGAAGGCGGGCATTGCCATCAACCCTGCGACGCCGCTGACGGCTATCGAAGAGGCGATCCAGCACGCGGATTTTGTTCTGGTGATGTCGGTCAATCCGGGTTTTGGCGGGCAACGATTCATTCCGGCGGTGCTGGACAAATTAAAACGGCTTCGCCAACTTATCGATGATCGCGGGTTGCCCGTTAACATCGAGATCGACGGTGGTGTGGATGCTAACAATGTTGCGGAAATATCTCGCTCCGGAGCGGAGATATTAGTCGCCGGCTCAGCAGTTTATGGCACCAATGACCCGGCGGCGGCCGTGAGGGAACTCATCGATAAAGGAACTCGCTGGGTATAAAGCTCGGCGGATCGAAAATAAAGTTTTGAGGAATTATGGTAAGAATCAGTATTAGGGTTTTTGTTCTTTCACTTTTGGCGACTGCATTGTTTTCCGCGTCGGCGATGGCACAGTCCAAGCCGCTTGACGGCAGTGAAATACAGCGTCTGGATGTAATGAGGGACAAACTTGACCGAATGAAG encodes:
- a CDS encoding cobalamin B12-binding domain-containing protein, translating into MSERKIRVLVAKPGLDGHDRGAKVIARALRDAGMEVIYTGLRQTPEMIATAAIQEDVDAVGISILSGAHNTLCPRIVNLLRAGGMDDTLVLVGGIVPNEDIVTLKEMGVSEVFLPGTSTEDIVKFINENVRTEG
- a CDS encoding sterol desaturase family protein, with product MLRPTVIAIPFFAILIAIEAWYASRHGSDEFRDRRDTWTNIFLGFMSVVFGAIFGLATGFIYIYAYELAPYKFPADAWWSWVALFFVDDLAYYVFHRVSHESRLFWNFHVVHHSSQHYNLSVAVRQSWFSGMLHWVFYAPLMLLGFAPWMFATMHGFNLIYQFWIHTRFIDRLGWFEKVLNTPSHHRVHHGVKPQYLDKNYGGVLIVWDRLFGSFVGEEEQPTYGITKQLGSYNALWINTHGWFEMFRTMKERRGIAAKLRCIFASPDMSQPQLYET
- a CDS encoding heme-binding domain-containing protein — protein: MIKKVLKLILIVLVAGLIVIQFFQISKINPPTVEGETIYSAVAVQSDVRAVLERSCADCHSHSTKYPWYANIQPSGWFLKDHIDEGRQKINFSTFATYTLKKQAHKLEEVCEQIEKKEMPLPSFLWIHGEAALSEAEGKLLCDWSKAEKAKLDERIAALPPA
- the def gene encoding peptide deformylase, encoding MSTLTIVHYPEQVLLTMGDAVRPDEFGPDLEKLVSDMFETMDEAGGVGLAAPQVGVSKRLFVMDTPMPDGSRVKHALINPEIIRVEGEQLGDEGCLSFPGLYQVVRREMRVIARASDVRGEQFEVDVTDLAARCVLHETDHCDGIVFLDRMTALKRELAKRRIKRLQKSGDWK
- the pruA gene encoding L-glutamate gamma-semialdehyde dehydrogenase — encoded protein: MQTQRSLDEFRNEPFTDYSDPVNAELMNAAIDKVRSELGREYPIVINGEKITLDHKFNSYDPARKAEVVGIFPEGDTDTTLVQKAIDAASEAFLSWRNVPAAERAEYLFKTADLMRQRKHELSAWMVFEVSKTWAEADGDTAEAIDFCEFYGREMLRWSEEQPVTPHAGEKNEFGYIPLGVGAIIPPWNFPLAIMAGMTMAAVVAGNTVVLKPSSDSPTIAAKFVEILDDVGLPKGVVNFISGSAKTGEAMVTHPKTRFISFTGSKGVGLHINEEAAKTRPGQIWIKRVVAEMGGKDAIVVADDAADLDAVAAGVVSAAFGFQGQKCSACSRLIVDEKVHDELLEKIVALTANLKVGLPTAGDTNVAAVINKRSFDGTMGYIKRGVEDGGRIVAGGRGDDSNGFYIQPTVVADVLPGATIEQEEIFAPVLAVIKARDFDHAIEIANDTEFGLTGAVYTASEERLEQAKRDFHVGNLYLNRKCTGALVGVHPFGGFNMSGTDSKAGGREYLLQFMQGKSIARKI
- a CDS encoding alkaline phosphatase, with product MKILRNSRLTAAVILFALVSTGIGQSVQPLFPTKRPESAETWRRDGWAAVAQAKAVKTRTGKAKNVILFIGDGMGVSTLTASRIFEGQQRGESGEENRLSFENFPFSALSKTYGTNQQTSDSAPTMSAIITGVKTDEGVLSVNQNIVHADHTTVKGNEAKTLLEYAEESGRSTGVVSTARVTHATPGACFAHTADRDWESDSDIYSRNRKAYDAGFPDIARQLLDFSYGDGIDVVFGGGRSKFLAQTIADPEYPGRTGDRRDGRDLTKEWQAKYKGSSFIWNEEQFKSLDTRSAKHVLALFEPSYMQFENDRSKDGAGEPSLTEMTTKAIDILSNNKKGYFLMVEGGRIDHGHHNGNAYRALSDTVALSDAVRAAVAKVNLDETLIVVTADHSHTLVIQGYPARGNNILGLVRQIANDGQPEPRYKLDSLGMPFTTLSYANGRGYFGATAKQAEGPKKCCGDSTKFSPLTGGRPDLSLFNTLDPDYMQEAGIPLSGETHGGEDVAIFATGVNAHLIRGSMEENWTFYVMADAMRLARK
- a CDS encoding methionyl-tRNA formyltransferase, translating into MRVVFMGTPQAAVTALAATIENGHEVVAVYTQPDRPSGRGNKISFPPVKEYALELGLLVKQPVKLKTPEAFDEFRSLNADVAVVVAYGRILPTPFLTAFPLGAINVHFSLLPKYRGAAPVNWAIVNGETETGVTTMQMDSGLDTGDILMQRSTAIGAEETSIELMGRLADIGAEILLETLREIGSITPVEQDDSRSTQAPIMRKSDGLIVWTMPSDAIAARVRGFQPFPSSFTYLNGLKLTIRRAGSRVGYNGEPGVVLVAAGDELVIGCGDGTALLIRELQLEGKRPVAVRDFLNGSKLKAGDRLG